ATGGGTTCATCAACTAATGCAATAGTCTTTTTCCTCTTTAACTAGTCAATCTCACTCATCATCTTCTCTTACGTTGTTCAAATAATACTGTTTTTAATTTGTAGATAAGCTCAAAGATCAAAATTTTGagacttttttttcttcttatcttggaaaattaaaaaaaattattcagagATTGCATGTTGGATGTACACCGGAGAAAGACAAGTGGGGACTCTGAGAAAGAAATATTTGGACGCTGTGCTGAAACAAGACGTGGGCTTTTTTGATACAGACGCTAGAACAGGGGATATAGTCTTCAGTGTCTCTACGGACACTCTTCTAGTCCAAGACGCCATTAGTGAGAAGGTTGGTTTTGTATACTCTCCCATATTCATTAATTACATTCTCTCACTCTCACACATGCATGTAGTTATTACTTGCTAGTATTCTCACTTGACTCATCTTCACCcagaacaataaaaaaaaattaaaaaaagagagagagagagaagaaggaaaagagaGTGGATTAGACTAGTCAATGGAGTGGCCTTAGATCGAGATATGCTTATCTGGGTACGGCGGTAGTTGGCTAATACATTAATGGGGGGCCCACAATTTCATTCTTCTCATCGAGGCGCACGTTAGAAAGTACTTGGTTAACGTGCGCTGTTACCTCTCGCCTTTGTTTTTGCTCTATATTCCATGGATGGAGCAATGTGTGATCTTCATGGCACCACGAGGCAATAATGAAATGTTGTCGAATTGATGTCATTtcgttttgtttgtttgttttgttttgtttttttaggtGGGAAACTTCATACATTATCTGTCAACGTTTCTGGCTGGACTGGTGATGGGTTTTGTTTCGGCATGGCGGTTAGCTCTACTGAGTGTGGCGGTGATTCCCGGGATTGCCTTTGCCGGAGGCTTATATGCCTATACGCTCACTAGTTTAACCTCCAAGAGTCGACAGTCTTATGCAAACGCCGGAGTAATCGCCGAGCAAGTGAGTTTGGGTTCAACTTTTTCTCTTTGGCTTATATCAAAACGACAATCTTTCATTTAGTGTCGTTTTTCTTTGCTATGTTTTGTTACTTTTAGTATTCGGTTTAAATTTTGTGTAGTCTCTGTTACCTTTATTTGTGTGTGAAATGATGAGTTTTGACATGTGAAACCAACCACGCATGAAATGAAAGTTGTTTGTTCCACTAGACTCtcctttccattttttttttggtatgaaTATTagataaaaaaagaagaaaacttCAAAAGTGTGCGAAGGTTTACTGTTTGGGAAAATGACAATGATGATTGCGTTTTAAGCAAAACGACTAATTCCTAAGTTGGATTTGGACTCTTTTGGCCTACCTGATAGGATAATTCAAATAGTGTAACTTGACAATTTTCATTTTCTAGTTGGTGATATCCCATGTGCAACACACTGTTAGCTAAGTTAGTTTTTAGTACTCTTTTGGCCAAATGAGAAGAGAATCCAAATAGTGTAAGTAACTAGACGGTTTTCATTTCCTTCTTGTAGCTATATCACATGTTATGTTTCACCTTAGTGACTGACTAATTGTTCTGGGTTTTTTCATAATTGTTTTCTGTCTTAGGCTATTGCACAAGTACGGACAGTCTACTCGTATGTTGGCGAAAGCAAGGCCCTAAATTCCTATCCAGATGCCATTCAAAATACGTTGAAGCTTGGCTACAAGGCGGGAATGGCCGAAGGTTTGGGATTAGGATGTACCTATGGTATTGCTTGCATGTCGTGGGCCCTTGTTTTCTGGTAGGCGGGCGTGTTCATCAGAAATGGCCAGAGTGATGGGGGGAAAGCTTTCACTACTATATTCTCTGCCATTGTTGGTGGCATGTAAGAATTCAAGCTTAGGTTTATAAATTTCcattttaattgaataaattcTTGATTAACGTACAATAATAAATCTAACAGGACCTTGGGTCAGTCATTCTCAAACCTTGGGGCATTCAGCAAAGGTAAAATAGCTGGATACAAGTTGATGGAGATTATCAATCAAAATCCAACCATAACTCAAGACACATTAGATGGAAAATGCTTGGACGGGGTTAATGGCAATATAGAATTCAAGGAAGTATCTTTCAGCTACCCATCAAGGCCAGATGTTTTGATTTTCCGAAACTTTTCAATCTTCTTCCCTGCTGGGAAAACTGTTGCTGTTGTTGGTGGAAGTGGATCAGGAAAGAGCACTGTTGTCTCTCTCATCGAAAGATTCTACGATCCTAATTAGGGTAATTAAAAAACTCTGCTCTTGTGGATAGATTGAAAATAAAGTTGTCCTTATCTAACTTGTTGTATTGATGTTTTATCGTGGGTGAGCAGGACAGGTTTTGCTAGATAATGTAGACATAAAAACATTGCAATTGAAATGGTTACGCGATCAAATTGGGCTAGTGAACCAAGAGCCTGCACTCTTTGTGACCACCATATTGGAAAACATACTCTATGGAAAGCCGGATGCAACAATGGCGGAAGTAGAAGCTACAACTTGTGCATCAAATACTCATAGTTTCATTACTTTGCTGCCTAATGGTTACAACACTCAGGCAAGTATTTGTTATCGAACTTCAAATTCTTAAATTATTTGGGTAGCTTACGACTCAGGGTTCTGTTTTAATCTCTTTTTCTTATTATTGTTTCCTAGTCATTTAGGAGGGAAAATTTTCTAGATATCCTATTTAGTTTTCAACCTTAATAATATAAGTACTGTGAGAGTGAATGTTAATCGTGTGTACTTCTTATTTCAAAAACCAGGTGGGAGAACGAGGAACCAACTTTCTGGTGGCCAAAAACAGAGAATTGCAATTGCAAGAGCTATGTTGAaagatcccaaaatccttctccTTGATGAAGCAACCAGTGCGCTTGATGCGGGGTCAGAGAGCATTGTTCAAGAGGCTCTAGACAGGCTCATGGTTGGAAGAACAACCGTAGTTGTGGCTCATAGACTATCCACCATAAGAAATGTTGACAGTATTGCTGTTATACAACAAGGACTAGTTGTTGAGACAGGAACACATGAAGAGTAAATATATGTACATCAGTTCATAAGCACATATCTTTGGTTTTAACTGGATAATAAGTTGGATCAACATTGTTGGTTTATATTGTTTGCAGGCACTTGATCTAATTCGTGGCAAGAATTTTCTGATGCTTATGGATTCTGCTCTAGAGGGTAATTTTTCAAATGATGATGGAACTGAACTTGTGCGTTTAGCTTCCCGCTGTTTGCAGTATGAATCACGTGAGAGACCAAATGCAAAGTCTCTTGTCACTTCTTTCATGTCTCTTCAAAAAGAAACAGAGGTATGTACTCTGCTTGATCCTTTCATTTTTATGTTTAGTAAATTTGTTCTTCTATTTTATTAGTTATGTTTTTGCCTGAAATACTATTTTTTGCACACTACCTTTATGTGTTTTTTTGTAATGATGAAATGGAGATCATTGGCACTTGTCTAATTGAGGATACAACCAAATTGGATTGTGAGATTTTGGCCATTTGATAATTGAAAATTTGCTTCCATATGCAAGCAAATAATGAAATTATTGAAACCTGCCATTCTCATTTGATAATGACCAAGTGCTTATCTCCAATTACTCAACATGGTATGTACTCAACTcagttttttcttttgtttcttagtcattgagttaatataatatatggcttcagtgtattctagtttcttgcttgaccttttattttcttgagttCTTTTATTCCTTCCAGCTTTTCCTGTATTCTGAAGTTGTTTTTGAACTAAGAGAGATGAGTAGGTATTTAGCaactttattttataatttaatttatattaataacaaGGATGGAAGGAATCCATTGAGCGTTTCTATGGCTGCCtagtaataattttacaaaataggTCTATATTTTTATGcaaatttatattatttaggCTTCTTTCTTTGATACTTTTGATAATTAATATGGTTTTTTAAGAGTTACTATAAGCACTTAACAATTTGTGATTCCGACAATGTTTTGGTA
The genomic region above belongs to Humulus lupulus chromosome 1, drHumLupu1.1, whole genome shotgun sequence and contains:
- the LOC133831199 gene encoding ABC transporter B family member 4-like, whose amino-acid sequence is MAEVEATTCASNTHSFITLLPNGYNTQASGRTRNQLSGGQKQRIAIARAMLKDPKILLLDEATSALDAGSESIVQEALDRLMVGRTTVVVAHRLSTIRNVDSIAVIQQGLALDLIRGKNFLMLMDSALEGNFSNDDGTELVRLASRCLQYESRERPNAKSLVTSFMSLQKETELFLYSEVVFELREMSRFWEMKRVEMDYANSDILGKAVEKSLSSILARLIVDKKMEMDGVTVRCERNNNKGVETIDIDNNGRKYKHRVKGLKEPTSEEKYQHLFPIKSSTL